The Silene latifolia isolate original U9 population chromosome X, ASM4854445v1, whole genome shotgun sequence genome contains the following window.
TATATTATCAACGACATAGAGCGAGAAAGAAATACATGGGAAGTTGCATTTACAgcaagtagagaagaaatcacttGTAGTTGTTGTTTGTATCAACGAATGGGTATGCTATGTAAGCATGTCATATGGATCTTAAAGCATAAGAACATAAGAAGGATTCCAGACAAATATATTCTTAATAGATGGACGAAGAATGCGTTGATGAAGCCCGTCTTTGATAAGCATGGCAATAAAATGGAGGATGTTGGGAAATCAGACAACAAAAAAAGAATGACAAATGAGCTTTGGGAAGAAATGTACTCTTGTGTCAGCCTTGCAGAAGAAAATGAGAAAGACATACAAATGTTAATAGATAAACTTAGAGCAGTCAAAATGAAGATAAAGCAACATCGAAGCAACGAGCCACCAATCCTCAACACGATGTCGGAAATGGAAAGGTATGTTGGGTGCAGCATTCCTAAAGAGAT
Protein-coding sequences here:
- the LOC141619080 gene encoding protein FAR1-RELATED SEQUENCE 5-like, whose translation is MAGIMRVTSRSESENSFFDRFLTPHATLVEFWMSFESAMDAQRHKQSKLNSENKHSTSLLKTLVQLQKQASEIYTHATFKDFQNELCAAVYNCGVVDVHTTDGTEVYIINDIERERNTWEVAFTASREEITCSCCLYQRMGMLCKHVIWILKHKNIRRIPDKYILNRWTKNALMKPVFDKHGNKMEDVGKSDNKKRMTNELWEEMYSCVSLAEENEKDIQMLIDKLRAVKMKIKQHRSNEPPILNTMSEMERYVGCSIPKEINIQVPQKSRNKGSGV